Within the Eucalyptus grandis isolate ANBG69807.140 chromosome 1, ASM1654582v1, whole genome shotgun sequence genome, the region TGAGAGAAACCGGTCTTTTCGTTACACCATTGCCGTAGACAGTGTCGAGCACTGAAAACGTAAACCCAATCTAATAGGATAAGATTACTCTTCTAGGAAGAAATGAACATTTATCCCTATCATGtccaaaaatatccaaatgatGAGATGCCAAAGGATGTAGCGCAAACGcacaaaatatcaaaatttctgCTCGAAAATTTTGGTCAATGCACTTACTGAGCTGGTTCATTCATTGCTAAGCGGTCGAACTCCCGCGCACGTCCTTTTGACGAAGTGAAGAGATTGTCCGCATCGAACGAACCCCGACGGTGGGCCACACCCATTTGCGGATCAGAAACCGGTACTTCCTTCAGGCAATATGCGGcagcttcttccttttctgccTTTTTTTCTTGCTGAAAGACGACGCACCGAAGATCTTGTACGAATTCgaccagaaaaaagaaagatcttGTACGAAATGCAGGGGATTCTAGAGATACTTCTCAGGCTCTGGACCGCATATAAGGATCGAATTGTACCTGGGGGCTACCAAAAAAGCCTGGATGTAAACCGGCACTAAATTTTGGGGTCTTTTTCGGTTCAGGTCTTCTTTGGTTCAGACAATTAGCTCTAATATTTGAGTATTATCACTGTTTCGGATAGGGTTAGGCCAGGTCGGGCTTCTGACAGCCCTACTGCTGTGTTCCAGAGCCACTTCACTATAAGGGCAATAGTGTCAACATGTAATTTTGCACTTATTGCAATTTTCAAATGAATGGTATCAAATCGACTTATTTCGTGGGTCATTGTAAGGGTGTAAAGGGAGAGACTTGGATTGGATCTTTCATTTGCACCTCATTCTTCTAAGTGTCTCGATAGGTCTTTCGGATGTTGATAAAgtttacatttttcattaatttgaggttGAAATTCACGTACCATACAGTATAGGGGATCCATGTCTGTGAACCGAGATTGGGGAACAATGTCCGGTGACCGAAGGCACGAGTCACTAGTTCAGTGTTCGCCAAAGATGAGCGTGTAAATGGGGGAAGCAGCATTGTGGCATGCAAATTATGCAGTGGTCAACCAGTTTTGTTCATCAATGAATCTGTCATTATtggttattattattgttgtcaTGTTGCTTGACACAAACAGTGTTGAATGTCCAGGCATGATATCCCTAAGTTCACTAAACGACCGCATTTTGAATTGAACAGAGCGAGTATGAAGAATGATCAGTCCACTTTTCCGTTGCTCGATTGAACGAGACCTTATGTATGAATTGCATGACTTGTCTCATCATTTATCTTCCCTTTTTTGCTGTTCTTCCAAGTTTCTTATTGCAACTGGGATGGGAGGAATTCCATCGATTATTCTGGATTGGCAGTAATCGATTGTTTGTCCTTCTTAAGTACACAAGCCGAGGGGTTGTACTTTTGATGAGCTACGTAATTCATCAGACATGGCATTTGTAACGGTACGGTATCCAAGTAGAATGGATAATCAGTTCCGATGTTTGATTGTTCTGTACCATATTGGTTAATCCTAGAAAGATCAGTTAGCGGAATGACTCTTTCTATCTGTGCTTTTCTATGTTATCACAGACCTGAGTGCACCTGATGTTCTCAAGGATACTGAGCAGAATGGAACGACATCTCATTGTTGTTCATGGCACAACAGTTCGACCACGTGATACGATAGGAAACATTTGAAAAGAGCGTTACTAGACGTACttgccaaatttttttgaaaagatgtaTAAACTACAGTTAGTTGATGCCGCATGTTCTCTAGATGATGAAGAAATCCAGTAAATTGTTATTCTCCAGTTTTGAGCAACACCACGTAATTGGATTGGATCGTGAACAGGATCAATACAGATACAGTGAGGTTCAAAAGTCTTGGCCTGGGATTGGGAATCCTTGTGGTGTGTGATCAGTTAATGATCACGAATATTATTGGCTGCCCAGTACTGCTTCATTAGGATCAGGTCCTTCATACGGGCTATATTTCTCCTTGTTACGTTTAGGGATGGTAGCAATGTGAAATGGCAGAATGAGAGTTAGTTAGAATGCAATGCGCCTCTCTGTTTCCCAACCAAGTCTCATCCGTCTCACTCTGTCGATCTGTTCAGACGAGCCGTGGCGTTTTCAACCTGAGAAAGCATATTCATTCAGTATTTGCCATATTCGGGAAATGATGAAGATGTGAAGTGATGCGAAGCTGGAATTACCTCCTTGTTCCAATTTGTTCTTGCAGTCAAAATGATCAAGGTTGCTGTTTGCAGTATAACCCCAACGATCATTCCCCACCAGATTCCCTGAAGATCAAAAagcatttgagagagagagagagagagagagagagagagagagagagattgttgaTTTACCGCCACTTCTAAACTAGTTTTGAAACCGAGAACACATCCTATGGGGAGACCTATGACGTAGTAAGCTGTCAGATTTACGTATGCCACGACAGCTTGCCAACCACTGCCGATTGCCACACCTGCAGATTCATGAAGCATGAATTTTGATTTGGCATTGATTTGATTAGTTAACACATCAAGTGCCAGGCCTCATAATGTTGCACATAACCAGATTAGACAACACATATTAGACAGTCTAAAAAAACATTAGCACAGAGATAACACTGATATGACATTGCTTGTTTAACTGAAAAATTTGAACACAAATTATTGCACTTCTTAAGAATGTACCGCTTTATTATCTACATGGATCAGGACCAAAATAATGCGGACATGAATTGACAAGGCATGCCAGCAATTACAATTCTGTATCATGCCTGATGCAACATCAGTTACCTGACAGTATGGGTTGAATTCCATTCAGGAAGACAGAGATGGCCAGCAGAGGAGTTATTTCTGAAACAGCATCGATGACTTCTTCATCAGTTGTGAAGAGTTTGCTCAAACCAACCCGGAATATGAGAACAATCGCAGTGAACACTATGCTAATGAGAATACTGGTCACATTCACTACCACAACTGAAAATTTCGCAACTCTTGGATGACCTGCCCCTAACTCGTTACTGACCCGGATACTGCATTTGATCACCAAACCATCTGTCAGCCGACAACAGTACAATGGGGATCATACTAATCCACCAGCTGGATGAAAAGTGTAGTGACAGTAGTCATCATCAATTTATTTGCAGTTTGTGTGGCCAGCAAAAGGAGTAGGCAATGATACTAGCAAAAATTAAGGAGATTGCTAACCAAAATCAAACATTATTCAACTATTTAAAACGTCATTCAAAAATCTGTAACTTTTGAAGTGACAGACCTGGCTGCTGCACTTAGCCCAAGCATGAACTCAATATCCCAATTCCAGTAATTCATGCTGAAAATGAGGGTAAACATCATGTTAGGAGGATGAAGCTAGCATGTCCAATAGAGGAAGAATGATAAGCTGGCATACCAGATGGACAACGTGTCCAATTCTATCGTAGCATTGGGGAGGAAACCAGCCAGGAGCACCAGTCCATTGAAGTACCATATTTCCAAGCTGCATTCAGATTGAACTAAGGTCACTTTTGCGACAGTTAGGCATTCGGGCAAGTTAAATCCACACAGCCAACTGGAACCGCCCTTGAAGTGTAGGTTTCCAGCAGGATTGGAACATGATTGGTCGGTTTCCTGTTCGAAAGAAGTTTTGGAAAGTGGAACTGACCATAACATAAAAGAGTTGGTTCCTGGCTGTGCATAACAACCCTGAATCAAACCTTCAAGAACAGTGAGAGTACAACTGAATCTATTTTCACTTCACCAGCCGTGAGGCAGGATCtctatttatttctattttaagatAAGATGGTTTTTCAATCTTCCATATTCCAAAGGCTGTCCTCTAGGCTATTTTTGAAGGAACTCACTTTCAAATTTAAGCAAATCTTCCACATAGTACTGttttcataaaaagaagaaacttttttCCAAATTGAACACAGAGGCGCAAAAAACCACTTTTGCTAGCACACATGACCTGTGAGTTTCTAATCAGTCCTAAAACATCTAAAGGTCTCACTTTTTCATTCTTCAGTGTAAATTCCTTTCCAAAAGTCCTACAAGGAGCAGTAAACACTGACAACTACGTCCTTCAGAAGAACAATAGGTTTCTTGATAGAACCTACAACTGACCCTAGACTAGAAGTGTACGCAAATTGTTCGAGATATGAATGGTTCCATGGGGGCAGGTTGCAAATTTTTGTCTTGAGACCTGCCCAACTAAACCTTGCTCAACCATGGCAATGTAAAAGACTGAACGATTGTAGTGAGCAGTTCTACAACAAATACTTACCAAAGCATTACCGCAGAAGCAACCGTAAGCTTGAAGTAAGGCCAAACTCCTGTGAAAGCTCTAATTGACAGGCCAGTCCAGGTTTCCTTGCAAGAGGGGCTCAGGACAATGTAAAGAGTGTTGAGGAGGACGAGAATCCACCATGAGAGGCTCAGAGTCAGGGCCGCCCCTAGAAGGCCATAGTCCAAGACATAGACCACAATCCATGTGAGGAGGGTGTGCAAGAGGAAGACCCCCACGGACATGTAAGCCAGAGGGTTCACTATGTTCTGTGCCTGAAGGAACCTCTGCATCGGGCAGGCGATGGCGAATGCATATAGCTGAGGGATCAATCCCCGCGCAAATAACTGGCCTGGCTCGGTGATGGTCTCAGATTGTCCAATTGCAAGGAGTATATCGCCGGAGAACCAGTATATGACGGTGAGAAGGACAGCTGCTCCCAAGTGCAGAACTATAGCTCTTTGGCAAATGATGCCCATTTCTGAGTACCTCTTTGCCCCATAAGCCTGGCCACAGACAGTTTGCACCGCGCTGGCCATGCCCAACTGCGTGATAACGGAACACAAGTAAAGTTTATGACTTGTTTCACATGCTTCGTGAATGAACAGAATATATAATAACACCGGCATTATGGCTTGATATGATTTATagaatttccaacaaaaagaCTGGACAATATGCTTGTGATGTTCGCCTCTTGTATTCTCCTTGGAACCACAGCACCCTTACACTCTTCTTGACCCTTTGGTCTTCTTGAGTGTCTGCTTATTATTGGTGCCGGGCctccattttttaaatttgattggcAAGTCTATACtatacttttaccaaaaaaagaaaaatatgcttgTGATGTCAAACAATTCAGATAAGTGAATGCAACCATTAGCATAACCAAATAATGAGCATTAAACTGTGATTATTATTGAACTGGCTGCCACATATTCAATGAACTTTAAGAGTGGTGGGCAAATACCATTATGCCATAAGCAAGACCTTGGATGACCACGCTAGCCATGGAGGCGCCGGCAAGTTCCACCGTGCCCAAATGCCCGGTAAACATGAGCGACACGAAACTGAGCATGAAGTTGAAGACGGACACGACAATGGATGAGCCGGATAAGAGCCAGAGCATCCTCGACTCCCAGGCCACTAGACGTGCCCACCATCGGAGTGGGATCGAATGCTCAAGGAGCTCCTCGATCGTGGCAGACGACAAGTCGGAGATTCGACCGTGAGGGTCTTGTCCGAGCAGCAACGGCTGTTGCTCTGCTGCTGCTGAGCCCATGATCGTTCGTGATGAAGAAAACTTGATGGTGCACACCGTAGCTAAATAGACCAGAATTCGCTCGATTAAATGggggcttaaaaaaaaaaaaaaaaatggggggcTTGACCTGGAAAGGAAGATACGGAGGCCACCTACCCGGCACGCCCTCCAAGGTTGGTACGAGATTGCGAGTCTCCTCGGTTCATTAGGTGAAGGCGGCCAAGCAACAGTGTCCTGTACTATTTTATCCAGAAAACATAAATGGACAGGCGACAAGTGACACTTTTAAGaatcaatattttctcgaagTGAAGGTGGTCCAAGAAACAGTATCCTGTACTATTTTATTTCAACGAGTTTCCTCGTTTTAAAAGAATCATATTAGAAACATATATAACCAAGCAATACACGATACTTTTAACATTCCTTGAGCTCGAGACTACATAGGCGGAGTATAGTGACCTGATTTTGAAATTGTATCACAACGTTCCtgtgaaaaatttaaattgatagtTGAAAAAAGACAAgtgaaaaaagttaaaaataaataaataaaacattgtTGTCGCGATCTACTCTCGGGGGGaaggaataggtttaggggtattgcctaaaggacgggcccaAGGCCCATAATTAGGTGCgtgctctcccaagcccatattcAGCGTGATATTGGGatatttttttaggaattttgcacaaaaggagtcgctactagcctattggggtcggctagaaatcaagtgaagCATGTGAGCATGCCttacttcctacgcaaccagagaatctaaggtcggggatttgattatactaattaaccaattagtgccatttcggtacataatcttgttcattttagatTGAtcttatacttatccactaacatgtaaggtgatcatacgggtgtaCAATCATTAAGGTAACAATCATAgctatcaagatcctaattacaataaaattaaatacgtgaaatttaacataattaaatatgcaaactaaacatacaatataatcaatatatgggtaaataaaggcctaattacactaaaaaggcaatacatggcaattcataaccaaaccctacatttcttaattttcgattttttttaatttttttttgtttttaatttttttaattttttaaaaaaataatttttaattaaaaatgggGCCAACCGGGTCAGACCTGACCCGACCCGGGCCTGACTCGGTAGGGGCCGATCGGGTTGAACCTGTCCGGGTTCATGGCACAACAGTTCGACAAATGATGCCCGTTTCTGAGTACCTCTTGGCCCCATAAGCCTGGCAAGAGACAGTTTGCACCGCACTGCCCATGCCCAACTGCGTGATATCAGAACAGAAGGAAAGTTTATGACTTGTTTTACATGCTTCGTGAATCAACGGAACATAATAACACCGACATTATGGCTTGAAACGGTTTATAGAATTTCCAACAAAATGACTGGACAGCAGTCGGAGAGACCAGAACTCGTCTGATCAAGGGTCTTAGGAAGCCTCTTCAAATACGCAACAAATTGATGTTGAAGGCCAATAACccgtttttttttctcttaagtCAGCGTATCCTTCGCTGTGGAACAGAGAAACAGTTTGTCGCCCTTAAGGGATCTTCTGAACCAGATGATATATCTACAATGTGGGAAGTGTTTGCTTGTTCTAATATGATATCAAAGCCGCGTCAATATAATTCGTGGTTGCAGCCTCGAGCTAGAGGATAGTTAAAAGTATCACACATTGC harbors:
- the LOC104442466 gene encoding protein DETOXIFICATION 41, whose protein sequence is MGSAAAEQQPLLLGQDPHGRISDLSSATIEELLEHSIPLRWWARLVAWESRMLWLLSGSSIVVSVFNFMLSFVSLMFTGHLGTVELAGASMASVVIQGLAYGIMLGMASAVQTVCGQAYGAKRYSEMGIICQRAIVLHLGAAVLLTVIYWFSGDILLAIGQSETITEPGQLFARGLIPQLYAFAIACPMQRFLQAQNIVNPLAYMSVGVFLLHTLLTWIVVYVLDYGLLGAALTLSLSWWILVLLNTLYIVLSPSCKETWTGLSIRAFTGVWPYFKLTVASAVMLCLEIWYFNGLVLLAGFLPNATIELDTLSICMNYWNWDIEFMLGLSAAASIRVSNELGAGHPRVAKFSVVVVNVTSILISIVFTAIVLIFRVGLSKLFTTDEEVIDAVSEITPLLAISVFLNGIQPILSGVAIGSGWQAVVAYVNLTAYYVIGLPIGCVLGFKTSLEVAGIWWGMIVGVILQTATLIILTARTNWNKEVENATARLNRSTE